In Sphaeramia orbicularis chromosome 5, fSphaOr1.1, whole genome shotgun sequence, the genomic stretch CAAAAATCACCGCTTGGGAGGCGGGTTGGAACGTCACAAACGCCATCCAGGTAAAAGACGCACTTCACGGATTAGACGTGGTTGACCTCTGAAACAGCTGTGAAAATCCAGATAAACGCAACACCTGCAAacgcacaaaacaaaacaaaacaaaacaaaaaacaccaggaTCTGTCCCTCTGTATCAACTTAGTTACTACTTTTAATAATGCATGGAAAATAATCAGCCCtataactttgaaataaaaaagatttcTACAGAAATCCAACTTATTTTGATCATGATAATATTTCCAAGCATTTTAATGGATCAATGCAGAGATTTCAGAACAGCCAAGAGGAAAAGGGAGGTAGGTGATGTGTCCTGTTACCCCCTCCCTCCCTTCAGCTCAACACACACCCACGCAGACACGAATTCTTTGTCTGTGTAGTAATGTCCACTGCCGTCGATGCAGTCTCTGATAACGGGGAATAAGTCACAATCAGTAATCGGCATGGCAACAAATGAATGAGCCTAGACTTTGCATGAATACAGTACACGAATACAATACAGAATCAGTATTTTAGCTGTATTATTTTGGAGCATTTAAAGATTTAAAGCGCTTAAAATAACTGCACCTTTATTCATTTTAAGTGTCATAAATCAAAACAGTGCTTCCGTTATTACTGCGTTTATACTCAGGGCCTAAGAGTTTGATTTTTCCAATTACGCACAAGTAAGAACCACATGTGcagttttattataattattatttattttttttacttagaatTGTGTActaagaactgttttttttttgttgttttttttggtgataATGTGATAATTAAATGTGTGAAGAGTTAAACCATGATCTGAAGTGCGGTCACTTCCTGCTCCAGTCTGCATGTGTAAAAGCTATGCGACAAAAATCCCTAGACGCAATCCTTTCATGCCTTATCAAGGCTGTGGTCACGGCACCCACGATGACATCACAGTGTGTCTCCTCAATCCCGTGCTGACGTCAGAGGCGGGATGCGCTCAAAGCAAAGTGGAAAACCCACAACATGAAAACCAGGAGTGACATCCACTGAAGAGTTCTCTCACTCAGGCCCACCCCAAGAAAAACTGCACATGAACTAAAACACAGTGAAAAGACACAAATAACAGAATACAAGTTCATTTTGTGTCTATGAAGCTTTAACTGTTCACTCTTAACCACTGTAAAacataaatcacttttttttttggagaaatcAGTGCAGATCCAACTATGAAAACCTGTCATTCCCACGGGGCTTTAacgtgttttttgtgttttagggGATGTTCGTTCTCGGGTTGCCCTACGCCATCCTGCACGGAGGATACCTCGGACTCTTTCTCATTATTTTCGCCGCCGTGGTGTGCTGCTACACGGGGAAAATCCTCATTGCCTGCCTGTATGAGGAGGACGAAGACGGACAGCTCGTCCGTGTGAGAGACTCCTATGTGGACATTGCCAACGCCTGCTGCGCGCCCAGATTCCCGTCTTTAGGTGGCCATATCGTGAATGTAGCCCAAATCATAGAGCTTGTGATGACTTGCATCCTGTACGTGGTGGTCAGTGGTAATCTCATGTACAACAGCTTCCCCAATATGCCGATTTCGCAGAAGTCGTGGGCCATCATCGCCACCGCCGCTCTCCTCCCCTGCGCCTTCCTCAAGAACCTGAAAGCCGTCTCCAAGTTCAGCTTGCTGTGCACGCTGGCCCACTTTGTCATCAACGTCCTGGTGATAGCTTATTGCCTCTCCAGAGCCAGGGACTGGGCCTGGGATAAGGTCAAGTTTTACATAGATGTCAAGAAGTTCCCCATCTCCATTGGGATTATCGTGTTCAGCTACACCTCGCAGATCTTCCTGCCGTCCCTGGAGGGGAACATGCAGAAACCCAGCGAGTTCCACTGCATGATGAACTGGACTCACATAGCTGCCTGCATCCTCAAGGGTCTGTTCGCCTTGGTGGCTTACTTGACCTGGGCTGATGAAACCAAGGAGGTCATCACAGACAACCTGCCCTCCACCATCCGAGCTGTCGTCAACATCTTCCTAGTGTCCAAAGCTTTGCTGTCGTACCCGCTGCCGTTTTTCGCTGCCGTCGAGGTTTTAGAGAAAACCTTTTTCCAGGATGGAGGACGCGCGTTCTTTCCAGATTGCTACGGAGGCGATGGACGCCTGAAATCCTGGGGACTCACACTCCGATGTAGCCTTGTTGTGTTCACCTTGCTTATGGCGATTTATGTGCCACATTTCGCCCTCCTCATGGGTCTCACTGGCAGCCTGACTGGCGCAGGCCTTTGCTTTCTGCTTCCCAGTCTCTTCCACCTCAAGCTTTTATGGAGAAAGCTTCTATGGCACCAGGTTTTCTTTGATGTCGCCATCTTTGTAATAGGAGGTATATGCAGCATATCTGGCTTCATTCACTCAATGGAGGGGCTCATAGAGGCTTTCAAATATAACATAGAAGATTAGGAACCAGTCACCGCTGGCAATAGATGTTTAATGCAAATCCCTATttagtgagaaaaaaataaacacacgaCTTCCGACAGTCCCTCTGCTTAATTCATGCGTAAAAGGCGCGCAGAACACACGCATCTCCGCACTCATACAGTCTTGCATCAATTCAGAAAAAACATgcgcgcacacgcacgcacacacaggcGCGTGCACACAGTGACACGAGACGACGGCAGTAAGGGAATCTAATGCATCCAcaacacactatatggacagtaCATGTTGTATAAATATGCCAACAAAAGTACACATATTTTCCAGTGGAGTGAACGTTTACAATATTGACCTTAAACAAAAATTGCAAAAAGGGCAGTTTGTCTTTTCGTCGCTCTTGTGGTGCTTCCCCACACGAGACTTCACTTCATGTAACGTGCGAGTTTGTGATGGACAGGCATTTGGCGGTGTAACGTGATTCAACAATGATTAAGATACtcgaaaatagaaaaaaaagagacaaaaaaatgcCACTTTCTTCTATTTGCAATATGATTATTGGCACTGAATGTGGTATGTGGATAGATatcatggaaaaataaaaacaaggcaATAACCAGCAGTTTATAACCACATGAATGCGTTTAGAAATACGTTAAATAATCGGTAAGTTCGTTAGACGTGAGGAAATTGGACCTTTTCCCCAGGCTGTTATTAAACACCGGACATGCTAAATGTGAGATAGGCTCCACAGCAGCTATACAAACTATGCATTGAATGTATGATATTtgagacacacaaaacataatgaAACTGGgaagtggaaataaaaaaaaatcctccaaaTTTCAATAATTTCTGCGTGAAAgtgtggatatttttaattttcactttttcttttacTGACATTTTTAATTGGCAATAATAAATTTCACCCGTCCCAAAATACACACTTTGGAAAAACGTCCTATAGTTATATTTTATCAAACAAGATGGGGATCCCAAATTGAAACCCTGCACTTTCAGTTTATAGCCAATTCTTCTTAATATTTGCATTAGATTTGGAGAAAATATGGCCTATTGTCAAATCAGTTTAATAGACTCCTGTCTCAAAATTCGGTGTCTGAAATCTAAAAAGAGATCATCAAAAGAGGAAAATGTGCAtacagacatttttcattttgtgcaATCCAATGGGTCCTGTGGAAATGTTATAAAACCGTATGTGTAGTGTGTTATTGTGGTTTCAAAAAGATGGAATGTATATCTCAAAGTCGTTATCATATATCGTGAAATTAATATTAAAGAATAAAGAAATAAGTGAAATTATATTGTAAAAACGTGTGTGGTTTTATGTAAAACGGTcagaacatgtatttttcttttgttctctataataaaagacagaaaatgacGGAGAAAGCATTTTATTTCCAAGACAAAAATGATTCTAAGATTTTTATCAAGGCTGTAAAGGCCTTGTGCCTtagaaaaaacaatttaaaagtgTGTGTCTCGGTTTTTATGTGTAAAAGGGGGTTGGCAGTTGATTCAACTATAGTAGAAATCAGCTAAATATGTAGACAATATATTCTCTGCAAATTCAGAGAATATTTCCCACTGGGATTTGCATTTGTGAATGCTCCTATGGAAAGGCTTATTTGGCCAGATTTTCTGCTGCAGGCATCCAGGGCCTCATGGTCGACCTGTTCATTCACTGTGTTGATTTCCTCCGCAGACAACATCTGGCTTTAACCATTTATTTCTGAGTGGTCTGATCTCCATCTGCGACAACGTCAAGCTACCTGGTGCATACCAATGCACGGATATATGGGCCATACCTCCGAGTCATGAGTCCAGAATGAGCAGCTTTAAGGTCACGTCACTGCAGCAGGATGGAACAAAGGTAGAATACTTTCATGGCAAAGAGTGACTCTTGAACAAACTAAAATGCTCTATTTTGTGTCACAGACCAACATCAACAACAAGAGCCAGATAGATTTTTCTTAGTCTTAGTTTGCAGTCAGGTGGAACCCACAGATGATGCTTTAGAGATGCAGCCAAAGGCCCATCTGATTACAGGCCTATCATTTTTTCCAATGCATTCTGGGTTAAAGAAAATCTACTCAGACataacaaaatattcaaaaaaaacaaaacgctgaCCTGGAAACGGATGGATATATTCAGTGATTTCTGCATTTAAGTAATACCTACATTTACGGAGAAGCAGGGTACTGAGACAGAGGCCTATTTTTGTCCATAAATGGTTAAATCCTCATCAATGCTGTGCCTCAGTCGTTCCTAGGgagccccctagtggccaacaggGACACTACTTACAGACACAAacgtgattaaccctttcatgcatagtggtcactatagtggacagatattctccagctgttctcttgtatattcatgggtttagttgatTTAATactatgtcctcctgagacccagaaatgcatttttgtcctctgtagggaactaAAATTTGactcttttaattaaaaaaaaaaaaaaaaaaaaaaaaaaaaaaaaaaaaaaaaaaaaatttcattgcaaaggacattccattaaaaaataaataaatgaaaaataattttcaaaatgtatctgaaaaaacttacgttttgcagtttccaatcaagatgactatttaatgtaaaaaagataaagattttcactttaccggatctcaagaggatatcatctaacacagtggacgctcatgcatcatctacactaatattcagaccattactttaacagctaattttctcaaacaaaaagttttttttattttattttatgtattatctccatgaaatgagtaaaaactagtattagagtatgataaaatgtgaaaaaacatcagattagctgctttcaaaatgtttttatttcatagttttcacacagtatatcactttatgatgatgggttttaaatatatgtcttggcttcaaaaatttaacgcatggtgtccagctgagtggacatttttgtaactccatgaaaatagattcataaaaaattcaattacattgtttttttcatgtctaaataggaataaaaacactcaggaaaaaaaaatcttgattaaggttctcataattcatgcatgaaagggttaattacctcAGAAAACAATGTTATCCGTTCAGCGAATTCCAAAACTACAACTTTTAGTTCAGTCTCGGACTTAAATAGCAAATAGCGGCAGATctacatatttgttcattttccatCAGTTATCTTTTACTCAAGTCTTCTCATCCTCAGACCTTTATTTCCTCCAAAGGCTACTGCCaccttaaaaaaatattttctcaTTCAATTTTAAGCTTCACAATAATTTAAAGCCACCAAACAAACCACTAGTTATGATCTAAAGTGCTTTTTCTTCCTTGTTGTCAGTAGGTAGCTTTGTAAGCTTAAGGTAAGTCATTATTTTAACTAAACACATGTATTAGTAAACCCTGTACCAGTAAAAGTATGTCCCAGTTTTTCTTAAAACGGCTTACTAAAATCTCTACTTAAACAAAGGCTCCGGTTATGATGGTAGATTAGTCAATGTATCTGTGACATTTATTCATGCATTTAAAACATCTCACTTTCCATTTCTACAACTTTATTTGTGCCATAATGCATAACTTTTCATTGTGTTTAGGATAGACATTTTAAATACATTGTAGAAAACCATAAAAGATGCAGAACACCCCGCCGTATCAAAAAGCACAAGCGTTTCTAACATTTCAATCATTCGTTTGCAGCAGATATTAGAGTTCAATAAAATAGCCACGGAGAAGCTTCTTTTTCAGTGACGATATTGGTGTGATCTGCAAGTGTCTTTTAAATACCTCAGTGATACCTTAGCGCCCTCTGCTGGCCATGCTTTTGTCACGAAACAGTACTGGACATTTTAATACTTGTTATTAGTGCAATGTTTTCCAAATATGAGTCAATTTACTGAGACAGAAATGCATAAAAGGACACAAAACTATTGTATCTGACAAACATGTTGAATTACAAAGTCAAATATTCCATTAAATGAtcctttattttgtgtttcaagTAATGGCATTTtagtaaaattaataaaattttcATAATTAGACAAAGACGGTGACATATTTACAGAAAATGAATGCCATTGTAAGAAATGGAAACAAAGAGGAGAATAACAACAAAAAGTGGCTCAAGATTCCTGCAGACACAACATCCACACTTGGTGATCCTGTTGTCACAGCTCAAGTAGTTACAAGCAGATTCTGATAAATTATCTTCTGAACATAAAGGTTCTTTCACcacagtattaaacagtttgtgtTCTGCACGAGCCAGACACTCTGACCATAATACTCCAGTTGTGGAAATGCTCACTGAGCAGGCTCTTCATTGTTCAGGGTGGTGGGTTTCTTGGTGGAGCACTCGACCACCCAGGGGTGAGTCAGGACTCCCTGGATGGGGAGCCTGTGCATGGGGTTGTGCTTCAGCAACTTGGCAACCAAGTCTTTGGCTCCAGCACTGATATTGGCCTGTGCAGGGTAAGTGTACTCCACCTGGAAGGTAAAggttcagagacaaaaaaaggtTAAAAGGTGTTATGTGTAGTATTAATACTCCAACCTCTCAACAGCAGGTGGAAGTCTGAACACAAGTATgcctacaaaaacaaaaaaacaacaaaaaagacaacCCAAAACAATTACGTAATCAAACTATCACTCACTGAAAAAAGTACAAAGCTCATCGTTtaaacacatctgtattatggcatTGTCTAactttcttcttcaaactaaaactcatacctGCTTATTttgttggtcaaaataacatggTCTGATAATCTCcatgtgctgtgtcagctgataggtTACATTAGAGCTTTTAGACCAAAaagagccacagtaaaaccacagatcacctcagttttctgtaggtttgtgttgtcaggaactgaattaaagatctgtttggaaatcatccaaacaaggtaaAAACTGTCACTGTtcagtctgaaccgtggatcaacaaacagcaaagaAAAAAGCAAAGAGAATACATCACATTTAACTTTGAAGCATCATAAGCCAGTGTaaaagaaatgctgccatttcagcatcaaactccattcttttcacttAGAGGTGTGTCCATTGAAACAACAACACCTCTAACTTTTATCactttagccccttttacacagcacttctattccaagaatatttcacctttacttctggaacaacgtctgtgtaaatgaaatggtgggatcatctggtcccacctctgtcagggctctgtaacgcctctggaggtaggaacagagctgtgataaaggtggaatcatgattccagaaaaCTATgcaaaaggaacacctctcattccacaaccaaggtgtcgttttgatgatgtattgcgtgtGTTACCTCTatgctggggggatttaaaaatgattgcgggccgtgtacagtaaacaaacatatcaacacgaccagaaagatgtcaaactggggaaaCGCTGAGatctgcgagctgttgtcacttcaggcggggGACTtcatccatgctaacatttgtggaacagtgaaagacgagccgactctggagaggttagcaacactgctatcaTCAGGGTATTTCCCACGCACAAGTTATATGCCACACTATGGAATGCAGACCTTTAAAGATGATGTAAACATACCACAAAATGAAAATACCAAAGTACTGGTGCAAAGGCCTATTTTAAAAACTGATCTTAAGGTCAAAAACTGTTTTGATGGTTTTGCCTtcagttttacttcattttagttcatactTAAAAAGATTTCAAAATTCAACAATTTGTTTCAGGATGTTGTATTAGGTGTTGTTATAGACTGACCACTGAGCTTGGCAAAGGAAAACTTCATCACTATAGAGCCATTATTAACATTTAGTGGTTGATTAAGTTGATTTACCCTTGAAATCCTACGGTACGTCTCCTCGTGACTTTTTGTTTCAAATGGGGGTTTTCCAACCAGGAATTCATAACAAAGGACACCAAGGCTCCATAAGTCCACCTTCTCGTCATGAGTTTTCCCCTCAATCATCTCTGGAGGCAAGTAGTCCAGTGTTCCACACAGAGTAGACCTCCTGAATAAGAAAAAGATTCCAGAAGTAATTGACAGTTGTTGAAATCCATGTTTTTATAGATGCCAATACTGAATGTAATGATCAGAAATGACAATATCAATGTCCTTGACCACAACAGTGTATGAACTTGCCTGGAGGAAGGTGTGTGAACAGACCAGCCAAAATCTGCAATTTTCAGCTCCCCATTGGCCCCCAGTAGCAGATTCTCTGGTTTGATGTCTCGGTGGATCACTTTCTTTGAGTGGCAATAGTTTAGGGCATCTGCCAGCTCCATGATGTACTagtaaaacacacaaagcaagggaacgaaaaacattcatttttaaaaattatttctgtAGCAGAATAAGTCTACATTAACTTTTATCATTAATTAACTTTTATTACTTACTGTGGCACTTCTTTCCTCAGGAAAACTTCCACAGCGCTGTAGCTCACTGTAGAGTTCTCCCCTGGGTGCAAACTCAAGAATTAGGTAAACACGAGTCGTGTCGTGGAAGTAACCATAGAGGCGCAGGATGTTTGGGTGTCTGGAAGACACAGACCAAAGAGTATTTACACAAAGTTAGATGAACACTGAAATGACCAAAGAACATTATTTACTTTTGCAGTATACATTTCCAACCTCTCCAATTCACTGGGAAAACTGACAATACACAATATGACAAatatagagctgcaaccaattaatcgacttaaagtgatccaaaaaaatcattcaatcacaattctcctgaatcaaagctttgtttccttaatttctctgctgttaaacattggttccactgttgcgttTCACACAGACGATTATTGTGAggtacaaagaagcttcaatccaggaaaactgcaatagaatatttccctttaaTCAGTTCGAGTCAATTAATTGAACCATGAATTTTTGAATTCGCTttaagcacctaattgattaatcggttgcagctctagacaaATATATTTgttctaaataaacaaacatgttaCCTGAGGTGAGACTGGATCTCCACCTCTCGTCTCAGCTGATGCTCTACTCCTGCTTTCTCCAACTGCTTCTTGAACAGAACTTTCAGAGCCAAGATAAACTTGGTTTGCCGCTCTCTAGCCAGGTAGACATTGCCAAATTTACCCTTTCCTAGAGGTCGACCGATGTCAAAGTTTTCCAAGCTCCATCGCTTCCtgtatgacaataaaaataatgaataaaaaaattctaGGTTGTTACAGAGAACTTGTCACTTTAATAAGTAACTTAGTTTAGCATCAAAACCACTATAAGGAAGCACATTTAGCAGACATACTTTGAAGAAGTGTTAGTCACAGAATCAGTCTTGGCTGGtttgtctgaaaaataaaaaagaataaaaatattcattaaaatccATCAACACACTACtgcatacatacattttttttttaattttttaattataCTAACTCTGTGGCTTTTCCGGCCTTGCTGATTCTGTTGTGGTTTTAGCCTGAATGGAGTTCATCTTGGACTCGTATGTCTTTGGTTGGCTTTGGGGATGGGGTGAAGGATTTACAATCTGAACAGCAGGGTTCACATTCTGATCAGCTGGGTTCATGTGCTTCGCAACCGACACATGAGATGCCGATTTTTGGGTGCTGATGGGTTTCTGAATGCGCTGGGGTCCATTTGAGACCCCTAGGACACGTTGATGTGAAGTTTGTGTGACTAAAGCCTTTGGAGTTGTTTGTGCGTGCGACACAGGAATCCGCTTGGGTCCATCACTGTTTACCTGCAAAGTAACAAAACAATCAAAATTGAGAAAGAATCTGAGAAATCCCCAGGACCACGTCAACCAGGGTTTTGACAAGTTACAAGATAAATTTAAGATATGCACATCCATTATGAATGtgcttttggtcatttttcatgtctagggctgggtatcattcAGAATATTTTGATACAGCAGCACATGAACAAGAAATTGTGGCTTACTGATTTTTACATTTGAACACAAAGACAGTTATATTCTACATGACAGTACAGATCTTCaattatttttcagcattttcatAACAGAAAAATATGAACCCATTTACTTGAGGTTGATCgacagtagatttttttttaaaaggctgATATGACAAAGACACATTTGGCAAATGATTTTCCACACAGCACTACTGTCTTTACACTTAAACCTCTTAAATTGTGTTTTGTTGCTGAAGATGAAGCTGGATTAAAATGTagctcggctaaaatttacttagggggtcaaatgagtggccatttttgtcaaaaaaaaaaagttgcaagaaatgcatagaactgtgatgaaataatgctaatacatttgtgcacagactactgaaaTTATTTGACAGttgaagctatattttcagaaatactggattttgaatagcacgtgtatgtgaaaacttttgctggacggacggacatgacattacccatgatgatctggtcagtaccagtactttattagaaataaacttatatacttactattgctaattatcctcttattcataaatgttagtattgtggatctaaaacaataacagctgacacaaatacacaaaatgtggtagtggacagatgtgacatggttgttacagatcccatcatactgatgctcggcagccatgtcac encodes the following:
- the slc32a1 gene encoding vesicular inhibitory amino acid transporter, giving the protein MATLIRSKLSNKLSNAATAVSNKSQAKVSGMFARMGFQAATDEEALGFAACDDLDYDHRQGMQMDILTSDEMGGEGSGLGDGGVMEGDSHYQRDGTGPPHSASKDGDPANELAEVRPKITAWEAGWNVTNAIQGMFVLGLPYAILHGGYLGLFLIIFAAVVCCYTGKILIACLYEEDEDGQLVRVRDSYVDIANACCAPRFPSLGGHIVNVAQIIELVMTCILYVVVSGNLMYNSFPNMPISQKSWAIIATAALLPCAFLKNLKAVSKFSLLCTLAHFVINVLVIAYCLSRARDWAWDKVKFYIDVKKFPISIGIIVFSYTSQIFLPSLEGNMQKPSEFHCMMNWTHIAACILKGLFALVAYLTWADETKEVITDNLPSTIRAVVNIFLVSKALLSYPLPFFAAVEVLEKTFFQDGGRAFFPDCYGGDGRLKSWGLTLRCSLVVFTLLMAIYVPHFALLMGLTGSLTGAGLCFLLPSLFHLKLLWRKLLWHQVFFDVAIFVIGGICSISGFIHSMEGLIEAFKYNIED
- the aurka gene encoding aurora kinase A, translating into MESSAKVKLTKDLKFQRPEVKVNSDGPKRIPVSHAQTTPKALVTQTSHQRVLGVSNGPQRIQKPISTQKSASHVSVAKHMNPADQNVNPAVQIVNPSPHPQSQPKTYESKMNSIQAKTTTESARPEKPQNKPAKTDSVTNTSSKKRWSLENFDIGRPLGKGKFGNVYLARERQTKFILALKVLFKKQLEKAGVEHQLRREVEIQSHLRHPNILRLYGYFHDTTRVYLILEFAPRGELYSELQRCGSFPEERSATYIMELADALNYCHSKKVIHRDIKPENLLLGANGELKIADFGWSVHTPSSRRSTLCGTLDYLPPEMIEGKTHDEKVDLWSLGVLCYEFLVGKPPFETKSHEETYRRISRVEYTYPAQANISAGAKDLVAKLLKHNPMHRLPIQGVLTHPWVVECSTKKPTTLNNEEPAQ